A window from Bosea sp. ANAM02 encodes these proteins:
- a CDS encoding thioesterase family protein has product MSERQPRLTRADFRVFRAIPTRWHDNDVFGHVNNVVYYSWFDTAVNAWLIENGFLDPARSEIVGLVVETGCTYFESVAFPETVEVGIAVERLGNSSVTYSIGIFRQSGAQAAAQGRFTHVYVERASQKPVPIPAPLRAALVAIQS; this is encoded by the coding sequence ATGAGCGAGCGCCAGCCCCGCCTGACCCGCGCCGATTTTCGCGTCTTCCGCGCCATCCCGACGCGATGGCACGACAACGACGTCTTCGGCCATGTCAACAACGTCGTCTATTATAGCTGGTTCGATACGGCGGTGAATGCCTGGCTGATCGAGAACGGCTTTCTGGACCCTGCCAGGAGCGAGATCGTCGGGCTCGTGGTCGAGACCGGTTGCACCTATTTCGAGAGCGTTGCTTTCCCGGAGACGGTGGAGGTCGGGATCGCGGTCGAGCGGCTTGGCAACAGCTCCGTCACCTATAGCATCGGCATCTTTCGGCAGAGTGGCGCGCAGGCGGCGGCGCAAGGCCGCTTCACCCATGTCTATGTCGAGCGGGCGAGCCAGAAGCCGGTGCCGATCCCGGCGCCGCTCAGAGCCGCGTTGGTGGCCATCCAGAGCTGA